The following DNA comes from Cucumis sativus cultivar 9930 chromosome 7, Cucumber_9930_V3, whole genome shotgun sequence.
TTGAATTGACGCGCAAACAGTAACCCAATTCGCATTTCCTAAAAGTGTAAATTCCTCTTTGCTTGTCATCAGAGCAAAACAATCAGTTTTCTTTCTACTGAGAAGTGAAAGAAGGGGGCTTACTTGAACATGATGATGCCGCCAATGAAGGTGACCCATAGAGAGGCGCCCCAAGCGGTGGAATAGCTGAGAAGATGAGCTAATTTGAGATACATGGAAAGCTTGGGCGCATTGAAGGTTTTGGAGTTGGATCCGAAGGTCTCCGGCGAAAATACTACTCCTATAGCGAGAAAAACCACCGCCGTTAGGAACCGGGTCAACCACGCCATTTCTAGGTCTCTTGAGGCGATTTGTGTACAgaaggaaattgaaattgaagaagaactGAGCCGATGGGCgagaagaagcagaagaaggTAATGTCTATTAGTACTTGGTTGGTAAGCCAAcgcaaattttcttttattttcttttcattattgttgttttccaaaattttgaccatatattaaagaaaaacttaatagatggtcaaaaatatattattcaacaaatattacattttcaaatataatccTCCAgtaaattaaccaaaatatttatcgtTCTATTAATATCTAGCATTAATGTATTCTTCAAGAAAGATAATCaatgatttagaaaatatgTCCTATTCAATTAGCTTGAAAACTACAGAGacttgttatttattttgtaattatgttACAACTTTTGTGTATTGTTACATGGATTATCACTGGCTGATCCTATGTAGCACTCGTAAGAATACAACATTAACATTATCAGAGTAAATATGTggttgtaatatttttttacatggAATTTTTCTACTTTGTGTTTTATCTTTGAtctttagtcttttttactATCATTATTACACgtctattattattgttttcttttattttcttaatgatttttatgtttgtatGAAATACTTTCTTCCTTGTTGGATATTTTGTACGGTTGAGTTATCAAAAGTGTTTTGTtcgaacttttttttatcaaaaaatacaaaatacactTCCTTTATTAAAGTTGATGCATtctaaatagaaatatattcaGTCAATCCAATGTATAGCGatcaatttgaaattgttatagTGTAGTTGAACGAATCTAACTTTGGGtatctattatatatacattggttctttaatatattgttaCATTTAGTTTGTTATTAAACATAACTTTGATGCAgtcttgtttttttaacacaaaaaattgatatagttGATTTTAACATTTGAAAGTGTCCATGTGTAAATTGCAAGAGGGGTTTGACccctatattttaaacaatatgtaAAGTGCAAGAGTTGTTATATCAACACTATCCattaaaagtttttgttatattttggtttatttaaaaatatttcaattttaaaatcaaaacaaacccATTAGTATAACAAATGAATTTCATATCAATTATACTTTGATATCcaattacttttaattaatcgGGTTAGTTTTAACACTTTAAATAATCgaaatcacataaaaaaactactttttaattatatagtaTGAAAATCATCTAAATTAACAATTTCACGTattcttaaatattaattgttgagaaataattatgtatcaaattattaatacaAACTATTAAACAATAGGATTTTTGCCGAAAAGAAAGtgttaaagaataaaattttgaaatttaaataatacatatacaATAGAGAAGGTACCTTcgaatataataattatagtgAGAATAATATTAGccaaaattcaattcaactaACAATCCAACGGCTCGGCCTAATAATGAATTCGTTTGATTCAACGGTTCAACAGGGGACACGTGTCAAACATATGTATTAGAAACGTGGCAGAATCTCACGGAACCACAAATTTTAACCCTCCCGCCATTGgcacaaaaatcaaaaagcaaaaaatttCCCCACTTCCCTCCTTTTTCCACTACACTTTTCTCCCTCTCCTCTATCTTTCTCCATCTCTTTGTCGCCATTATTCAAACTTCCACTGCAAGATTCACTCTCAATCAACAAAACCGCTCACTGATTCTCCTCCATATCCACACTTCCAAAGATCTTCACCAGGTTCTCACTCTCCATCTACCGCCGCCAATTCAAGTTTTGCACACTGATGTTTTCCCCCCTCTCTAGCTTCCTAGGGCATTGTTTCTTCAATCGTATTTGACTTGCCGATGGAAATTGATTATTCCCGCCAACCGTTCCTAGGTGTTCACTTTGTTCTCTTTGGGTTCAATATTGTTGATGAGAAACAGGTATTTCGTTTCTTCGTCTTTTTTCACTCTCTGTtggtttattgttttgttacttgaagaatttgtttcgagctttattttattgtttttatctcCTTTTTAGGTTCGGTCTAAGCTAATTGATGGCGGAGGGGTTGATGTTGGTCAGTATGGACCGAGTTGTAGTCATGTGATCGTGGACAAGAATAAGATTGTTTATGTAAATCTTACGTCATTTCCTAGTCAATTTGTCAAttggttttttagttttcacgGTTTTTATGTAACTAGCTGCGATGTTGCACTGCAACGCTGCCTTGTGAATTTAGTTTCACTGTTTCTGTATGATTTGTAGGACGATCCGGTTTGTGTTGCTGCTCGAAATGATGGCAAGTTGCTTGTCACGGGGTTATGGGTTGATCATAGATATGATTCTGGGTTGCTTGCTGATGCTACTTCGGTGGGTTCTtaactcaattattttatttatttatgattttttcaCATTGTTCTGCGTTTAATTGGAATGGTTGTCTCTGTATTTAAGTACTCTGCTTCCATGGTTCTCGAATACGGGTCACATTATTGCATATAGCATAAGCAAATGTTTCATGAATTTCTCATGCCAATGTTGTTGGATTGAAGCTTTTAATATGGAAATACATTTGACTGTGAACTTCAAAAGACACTGTTATTAATTGAATGCAGATGATAAAATTTCTgtgttgttatttatttttcgaTTATAGTTCCGCTCAATACAATTACGTTCACGGGGAAATGAGAAGTTCCTTTGGTAAATTGGGATTTTGAGAATTCTCGAGTTTCTTTAATCTATGTTCTATATCTTTAATCTTTGTTATCAGCATATTTACAGGTCTATCTTGTTAGCCTTTTAACAGGTATTGTACAGACCGTTAAGGGAACTGAATGGAATCCCAGGGGCTAAAAGTTTGGTAATGTGCTTGACTGGGTACCAGCGACAGGATAGAGATGATGTTATGGTATCGACTATATCccttctctattttcttttgccCGACCAGTGATTAATTATTGGCTATTTTTGTTAGAATCTTACAATTGCTTTTTATGTACCTCGCAGACAATGGTTGGCTTGATAGGTGCTCAATTCTCTAAGCCATTGGTGGCAAACAAGGTTACCCACCTCATATgttacaaatttgaaggtaCGTCTATCTTGATACCCATCCTTTCTTAGAGTTTATATTTCCCTTAGTTACTTTTCACTCTTGACTGTCTCGAGCAAAGATTTGATGTCAGTGAGTTAATACTGAACATTTTCAGGATTTTTGGAGTTAAGTACTTTCCATTCAAGAAGTGACATTCTTGCTTCATTAGCTATTGATTCTTTTGAtccaatatattaatataagtGGATCTAATACTTCTGGCTTCTAAAATACGTGGTTAAAAgattcaattatttgataatttggGCAAAATGGGAATGCTGTATTAGGTTTCTTGTCTATCTATGGATTTCATTCCAAGTCAAACATATAAATGTCCTGTCTATACTTATGATTTATCAGTTCATGTTAGTTTCTTTCGGAATTAGGCATGTTTTATGCATTAAACAAATAGTTTGCTAGATTATCTCGTTAGTTAATGGGCAATTTCTCATATTTGTTTGTTCCAAAATCTCAAGGGATGTGTGGATgagttataaaatttatgctaaaaagattagttttatgtaatttatttacatGGGTTGatgtgaaatttattattgttcatGAGCAAATGTAATATACGATTTACACTCAACTTCCTAACATTAGATTACATAAGTTTAATGGGGTATTTGGTTTGTGTCAAGTTTGAAATGCGGTATTTAATTTGTGAGCAGGACTCCTCTTAAGttcttttgatttgattttatttttatgttgatTTGTTATTCAATTTATCAAAGAGAGTGAATCATTGTAATTCCATGTACAGGGGACAAATATGAGCTTGCTAAAAGACTGAGGACCATCAAGCTTGTCAATCATCGTTGGCTGGAAGACAGGTGCTTTTGTTTGTGTTCCCTTGTCAATTCCTATAATATCAACTCATTTTCATGTGttctgtaaaaaaaatatagctttttgtttatttatttgacttGTAACTCATTTCTCCTCAGCTTGAGAGAATGGATGTTACTTCCAGAATCTAATTACAACATAAGGTACGTGGGCGAATTGTCTTGGTCACAACGCATAACATTCCTGCATTGACGCAATTATTTGTTTCGTTTGCTTGGCTCCTTTAATTTATGGAGTTTTATTACGTCTATTAAAATAACCAAGGATCTGAATTATGTGATGTCATTTCATACTCTTGTTATGAGGGATATTTTTTGGGTTTCAGTAATCTTTAATGAAATTGCCTTCGTATGATAGAGGATACCACCCTTTGTTTGCAAATTGCAGAATCTTTAATGAAATTGCAGAATATATTGCTAGGTGTAGCTTATCGGGGTGCTAACTGATGTATGCGTCCAAATATCTGGGTGTCTCTCCAAATATCTGTACTATGTTCTTCGCATGCTAGCCTGCTGAGATTAAATTACTGTTTTCTTAATATATCCATTCACGTTCTCAATTCTCTTGCGTTTCTCCACAGTGGATATGACATGGAGATGCTTGAAGCTGAGGCTAAGGATTCTGAAGAGGAATCTAACAGCGGCATCACCAAACATTTTGCAATGAGAAACACCAAGAGTCCtgacaaaatgaaatttggtttacATTCAACCAGTGTAATATCTAATACAGTGCCAGCTTCAAAGACATTGGATGAGCGCACAAGCTTTTCTGATACTAAGAGCATGTTGACAGTTCCTACTACCAACACTGAATTTATTCCTTCTGGAAAGTTTGATAAGTATGATGAGGTCAGAGGACCAATTTGTCAGGAAGTTGATGTTTTTAGTACTCCTTGGGATTCCGTGCCATTTAACATGCATACGACAACTTCTGAATCTGAGAAGCAGAAGGTGAAAAATGAGGCGGTGACAAGTCCATCAAATGCAGCGAGGTCCCCGCAACTGTGTGCTACCAGTTACTCTAGGAGAACCCCATTGAAGTCGCCACTTCCACTGTTTTCTGGAGAAAGATTGGAAAGAGCTGATGCCTCTTGTAAAATTGCAACAGGTGAAATAAAAGATGCTATTGGTGTTGATGTGTCGTTAGAAAAGATGGAGCAAGTAACTTATGCTACTTTCTCTGGCCATGAACAAAATTCTTCGAAGGGAACTGATTTATTTGGTACAGGAGATTCAAATGCTGGATTGCCactgaaaaaaaattcagatgTATCTTATGACGTCCCTCGATCTCATTCGATGAGTGAGAACACAAAATCATGCACCTTGAATAACCCCTCCACAGATGAAAAAGTTTTAGGATTGGAAATGAGTCGTGTTTCTTTAAACCATGATGATTCTGATAAGCGTCGTGCTAAGACCTTGCAGCATAGTAGGGGCAGTACTGACACCTCTAGTCCTATTAAGAAACCATTGATATGTGACCTACCTTTCGGCAACAGTGTTCGCTCTCCAACTGAAGATGTTGCTGGAGGCAGCTTGAAGACTCCTCGAACTCCCTTCCAGATATCAGGAAAAGACCTCTCACCTGACAAGCCCAACAAGCCAATTCATGATTGTGAAATTTCTGGAGATTTGGTTGgaaaaactaaagaaacaGATAGGCAGCAGAATGGTGTTTTGGCTGCACCTGAAAGTGATAGTGGTACCAAGGTTACGAAAACGAAATCAGCCTCGCCCAGTAGTTTGAATTCTTCTgttcttcaaaataataatttgcaATCCAAACCACAAAGAATCAAGATGTTTGCCAAAAAGAGCTTGGGTTCGAGACCAAAGTTGGGCAGTGGCAGTCACAGGGGTTCTATTCTCTCGAGTAAAACCACTTCCTTGAACGATTCAGTTTCTTCATCTTGTGGGAATGGTGAAAAACTCTTTAGCTCATCACCTCAGGATGTCAGTATTGGAGTGAAAAAGGTTGTGAAGACAGCAGATAAGGGGGACTTTTCTCATAAATATGAAGTCATGGATGAAGATGACAAAACTTCTGATCcagaaaataaagaagattttGAGCATCGAATGATGGATACGGAAAATTTTAAGGAAGTTCCACAAATAAGTGATGGTGAAAAGGTTGCAAAAGAGATTGCATCTGGAGTGAAACGTAACAGTAGTGCTAGTGTGCTTAATGATACGATTCCTTCAGGTACGCTAAAAGAAGTGATTGAACGCAAAGCACCCCTTTCCATCGGAAATGTACAGCTGGATGAATTAAGACTAGAAGAtgagaaatcaaaattgaatgtGGGGGATAGAGGTCCAACAGAggaaaaaatgttgataaattCTTCTAAAGCGAAATCAAAACAAGGCAAGGTTTGTAAGGCACCTGCCCGTGAGAAAAATGGGAAGACTGGGAAGAAACCTCAGTTGGTTGCTGCAGGGCTTAATACTGAAGTCCATACAATACACGATTATATTTCAGAGAAGGTAAATGTACCATGCGAAGCCATGGATGAAGATGACAAAACCTTTGATGTAGAAAATAAAGAAGCAGATTTTGAGCAGCAAATGATGGATATGGAGAATTTTAATGGAGTTCCGCTGATGATTGATGATGATAAGCTAGAGAAAGAGATTGCATCTGGAGTGAAATGTAACAATAGCTCTAGAGTGCTTGATGATACGATTCCTTCAGGTACACTGGAAGAAGTGATTGAGCCCAAAGCTCCAGTTTCCATCGGAAATGTACAGCTGGATGAATTAAGTCTAGAAGATGAGCAATCAAAATTGAATGTGGGGGATAGAAGTCCAACGGAggaaaaaatgttgaaaaactctaaagaaaaatctaaacaagGTAAGGTTTGTAAAGCACCTTCCCGTAAGAAAAATGTGAAGACTGGGAAGAAACCTCAGTTGGTTGCTGCAGGGCTTAATACTGAAGTCCATACAATACCCGATCATAAGTCAGAGAAGGAAAATGTACCATGTGATGTTGGTGACAAAAATAGTCATATTGTCAAgcattttgacaaaattacaGTTAAGTCTAATACAAAGCAAAGAAAGGTCACTAAAAAATCTTCTGAGATCAGTGCCAATTCTTCCATGGAAATTGAGGAAGTTTTGAGTGAAGTAAAACCTGAACCTATGTGTTTTATCTTGAGTGGACATCGTCTTGAAAGGAAGGAGTTTCAGAAAGTAATAAAGCATTTGAGAGGAAGGGTTTGTAGAGACTCTCATCAATGGTCATATCAGGCTACACATTTCATAGCCCCCGATCCAGTCCGTAGAACTGAAAAGTTTTTTTCGGCTGCAGCATCTGGAAGGTACACGTTTCTTCCGTCAATTGTGTTCtttaaggttttatgaaattcaaAGATCAAGTAAATAAGTGATGGAGGTATTATTTTTGGTCTTTTCATGTATGAAACTTAGAAGTGAATTGTCGTATGTTACTTCTTAAAAACTTAGTTTACGTAAAAGATCTGAAGTACAGGGTTCTTTGTTGCAGGTGGATTCTCAAATCTGATTATCTAACAGATAGTAGTCAGGCTGGAAAACTCTTGGATGTGGAGCCTTATGAATGGTACAAAAAAGGCCTCACTGAAGACGGTGCAATCAATTTGGAAGCTCCTAGGAAATGGCGGCTCTTGAGGGAGAAAACAGGTCATGGTGCGTTCTATGGAATGCGTATTATCATATACGGGGAATGTATTGCTCCACCTCTGGTACGTTTGCTATCCTACAATACAGCCACTCAAGTTGTAACTGTAATGCTCCTTTCAATCATTAcgatatttgttattttgacaTACACATCATCCGCCAACCATGAAACAGGATACTCTCAAGCGTGCTGTGAAGGCTGGAGATGGAACAATACTAGCCACATCTCCACCTTATACTAAATTCCTCAAGTCTGGAGTTGATTTTGCTGTCGTTGGTCCTGGCATGCCACGTGCTGATACATGGGTACAAGAGTTCTTAAACAATGAGATACCCTGTGTAGCGGCTGATTACTTGGTTGAGTATGTGTGCAAACCTGGTTATCCTCTTGATAAACATGTTTTGTACAATACTCATGCGTGGGCGGAAAGATCTTTTAGCAACCTTCAGAGTAAAGCAGAAGAAGTTGCTGAAGACTTAAGCTCACAGGATGATTGTTCTGATAATGATATAGCCTGCCAAGAATGCGGATCCCGCGATAGAGGTGAAGTTATGCTCATTTGCGGTAATGAAGATGGTTCTAGTGGTTGCGGAATTGGCATGCATACAGATTGCTGCAATCCTCCATTACTGGATATTCCAGAGGGTGATTGGTTTTGTTCAGACTGTATTAACAGTAGAAACAGCAATTCTTcgaataaaaggaaaaagggagTCTCAGTTAAGAGAAAGtgatatttgattttgcataataattttaattatcgGGAaagttattttagtttaaatcttgtatattttcatcttgcttaaacaaatgaagttgATTGTATTATTCCAGGTCTTTTAGATGCCTCAGGGAATTTACTCAATTGATGATCTGCTGGGGTTTGAATCATTTTCTCCACTCATTCAGGTTTGCAAGCTCTTTACTTTGCATGCTTGGTGGTAACGGTAACGATTCATCATGCCAGGGTTTTACATAGGTTGCCATCCTTCAATCCTCTTGGCTTATGATTTGAGTTAgcctctccctctctctcgtCTAATAAGTTTACACGTTTGTTTTAATGTTAGTCATGCCTTGATATTTGCATGAATTTATGAACGATTTAAGTTTATGCATCCACGTTCTTTCGTAAAATGTTGAGTTAAAAACATGTAAGGTTGGAGATTTGAACTTTCTGAGTCATAGGTTGAAGATATATGCTTTAACAAGTTGGAATTGTGCCCATGTAGGTGAGAATTTGAACCTATCTTTAGggtttgtaattttcttttaattgtaattatgCTATGCTATGTTGGATTAATAGAATCTTGTGTGATATTTGCATAATTTAGGTCAGAAATCTTGTGCAATGTGTACACATGTATTAGTTTAAATTGAACATAAGTGacttaaaatcaattttacatATACTAATGACTTACTAGAAACTAAATTAAGTATTATGAAAAGGGTGAGAATTGgaacaaaatatattgaagtAAAATACTGAAATAATTTCTGatttaagaattaaagttTAGGGATTCAAGAAAGATTTGACTTACATGTGGattgaaattgttattattttgcaaTAACTTGAcggttttcttaaaaattgcTTTTGGGTTATTTAAGAATTGAAGTTTAGGGTTCATATGTAAGTAAGAGGTGTTGTGAATAGTGAAAtttctttcacttttgtaATATATGGTGGCAGTTTCTTTAAATAGGAAAGTATAGAAAGAGTAggccttttgttttcttggttTTGTGGAAACTTCTTGGGTCCCATCAGCCTTTTTATCATAAAACAACTAACTCTTCCTATCATATCTGCAGACTTCCTAAAGATATATTAGGTTCTATGACTTGGATGTACCCAACCTGATTGTATTTATGGGTGACctcatttctatatatttatatatatatatttcactcAAATTTGGAAACTTTTgctattcaaatattattttaaaatgtaaagttGATGTGTTAATAGTGAAGGGTTCAACCTATTTCTAAAGGGGTAAGTAGGGTAGCTTGTCTCTACTACTACTCACTTTGAATTTCATTACAACTagcatcttttttcttttcttctattagTTATTGACATgcattatcattattattatttacaatggTTGTTttcctaattaaaaaaattgtgggtattaattcattttttccccATGGTTTACCCTGTCTTACGGTGGTGTATGTCAGTCACCATTTGaggggaaaaaatgaaagaatttcCCCCTAATGAGATCTCTACATGCTTACTTGCATCAATTTATTCAACTCTTGAATTAACTATGGGTGTGTTTGGATTGGATGGATgagaatttggaatttggtttatgttttttaattattagtgtAGTAGATTAGTCAATTCCGTTTCtgataatattttctttggaTCTAGTTATCCAAATAtgcaaattcaattttatatttgaatttgaattttataatgaagaaatatattaaacaaggATAAAACCGTTTAAGAAGATATACacctttttaatatttgaaatatgtaCTGTGTAAggtgttataaaatatataatgttacagaagaataataatataatttttacatcaaatatatttcataaacaaCTTAACAATGGCTTATTGTTAACCGATATTATagtatcaaacatatttaaCCTTTTGATTCAAAGATATAATAGTATGTTAGTCAGattaaatagtaaattttataatgatttatttaaatgtcatttcaaataaaatactaaaaagttGTATTACTATTTCAACATCTCAAAGTAGATTGCATAATCTTTGATTAATTACTATATCAGCTCAAAATATCCGTATGCTTATTCCTCTGACCTTTCCCTTTATCTACTTGCCATCCAAAATcttaacaaaagaagaaaaataaatgcacCTTTTGAACAAGAAAAGAATGCAAAGAAATTTACCAATCTTTTCCGTTGTTTAAAGCTGAGAAAAAGGATggtaaaaagtaattataaaaaacaagTGTACCAGTAAAGGTAAGGGAAAAAAGAGTCGAAAGTTTTTCACCCACCAAAATTACTCCTTCCTACTATTTACTTTGAGTTCAATTCCAATTCTTACTTGCTGCTCAATCTTTTTTAACAGTCAATATTCGTAAATTTATTTCATGCACATTCATTACACCTTGTTAGTTAATAGTTATGCAAATCAATgcataaattcataaaatattatatcatactTAATTAGGgctaattttgtaaatatcaaCTCAAGAATTAGGAAACCAATAGAATAAAACTTGACTGTGagtaaacaaaatcaaatttaaaccaaaaaaaaggaagaaggaatTACCATATGAGACCTGAAAAGACCATGTTTATACCATCTCttctaaagaaataatttaccTAAATGAAAACACTTTCTTACATTTACAATTATTTCGAAACAAACTCTTTTCAAGACatggtttatttaatttaatttctttttaatataaaagacCCATTTTCAGATCTCATACAATTCAAACAACCTTAAAAAAA
Coding sequences within:
- the LOC101219784 gene encoding BRCT domain-containing protein At4g02110 isoform X2; the protein is MCLTGYQRQDRDDVMTMVGLIGAQFSKPLVANKVTHLICYKFEGDKYELAKRLRTIKLVNHRWLEDSLREWMLLPESNYNISGYDMEMLEAEAKDSEEESNSGITKHFAMRNTKSPDKMKFGLHSTSVISNTVPASKTLDERTSFSDTKSMLTVPTTNTEFIPSGKFDKYDEVRGPICQEVDVFSTPWDSVPFNMHTTTSESEKQKVKNEAVTSPSNAARSPQLCATSYSRRTPLKSPLPLFSGERLERADASCKIATGEIKDAIGVDVSLEKMEQVTYATFSGHEQNSSKGTDLFGTGDSNAGLPLKKNSDVSYDVPRSHSMSENTKSCTLNNPSTDEKVLGLEMSRVSLNHDDSDKRRAKTLQHSRGSTDTSSPIKKPLICDLPFGNSVRSPTEDVAGGSLKTPRTPFQISGKDLSPDKPNKPIHDCEISGDLVGKTKETDRQQNGVLAAPESDSGTKVTKTKSASPSSLNSSVLQNNNLQSKPQRIKMFAKKSLGSRPKLGSGSHRGSILSSKTTSLNDSVSSSCGNGEKLFSSSPQDVSIGVKKVVKTADKGDFSHKYEVMDEDDKTSDPENKEDFEHRMMDTENFKEVPQISDGEKVAKEIASGVKRNSSASVLNDTIPSGTLKEVIERKAPLSIGNVQLDELRLEDEKSKLNVGDRGPTEEKMLINSSKAKSKQGKVCKAPAREKNGKTGKKPQLVAAGLNTEVHTIHDYISEKVNVPCEAMDEDDKTFDVENKEADFEQQMMDMENFNGVPLMIDDDKLEKEIASGVKCNNSSRVLDDTIPSGTLEEVIEPKAPVSIGNVQLDELSLEDEQSKLNVGDRSPTEEKMLKNSKEKSKQGKVCKAPSRKKNVKTGKKPQLVAAGLNTEVHTIPDHKSEKENVPCDVGDKNSHIVKHFDKITVKSNTKQRKVTKKSSEISANSSMEIEEVLSEVKPEPMCFILSGHRLERKEFQKVIKHLRGRVCRDSHQWSYQATHFIAPDPVRRTEKFFSAAASGRWILKSDYLTDSSQAGKLLDVEPYEWYKKGLTEDGAINLEAPRKWRLLREKTGHGAFYGMRIIIYGECIAPPLDTLKRAVKAGDGTILATSPPYTKFLKSGVDFAVVGPGMPRADTWVQEFLNNEIPCVAADYLVEYVCKPGYPLDKHVLYNTHAWAERSFSNLQSKAEEVAEDLSSQDDCSDNDIACQECGSRDRGEVMLICGNEDGSSGCGIGMHTDCCNPPLLDIPEGDWFCSDCINSRNSNSSNKRKKGVSVKRK
- the LOC101219784 gene encoding BRCT domain-containing protein At4g02110 isoform X1 encodes the protein MEIDYSRQPFLGVHFVLFGFNIVDEKQVRSKLIDGGGVDVGQYGPSCSHVIVDKNKIVYDDPVCVAARNDGKLLVTGLWVDHRYDSGLLADATSVLYRPLRELNGIPGAKSLVMCLTGYQRQDRDDVMTMVGLIGAQFSKPLVANKVTHLICYKFEGDKYELAKRLRTIKLVNHRWLEDSLREWMLLPESNYNISGYDMEMLEAEAKDSEEESNSGITKHFAMRNTKSPDKMKFGLHSTSVISNTVPASKTLDERTSFSDTKSMLTVPTTNTEFIPSGKFDKYDEVRGPICQEVDVFSTPWDSVPFNMHTTTSESEKQKVKNEAVTSPSNAARSPQLCATSYSRRTPLKSPLPLFSGERLERADASCKIATGEIKDAIGVDVSLEKMEQVTYATFSGHEQNSSKGTDLFGTGDSNAGLPLKKNSDVSYDVPRSHSMSENTKSCTLNNPSTDEKVLGLEMSRVSLNHDDSDKRRAKTLQHSRGSTDTSSPIKKPLICDLPFGNSVRSPTEDVAGGSLKTPRTPFQISGKDLSPDKPNKPIHDCEISGDLVGKTKETDRQQNGVLAAPESDSGTKVTKTKSASPSSLNSSVLQNNNLQSKPQRIKMFAKKSLGSRPKLGSGSHRGSILSSKTTSLNDSVSSSCGNGEKLFSSSPQDVSIGVKKVVKTADKGDFSHKYEVMDEDDKTSDPENKEDFEHRMMDTENFKEVPQISDGEKVAKEIASGVKRNSSASVLNDTIPSGTLKEVIERKAPLSIGNVQLDELRLEDEKSKLNVGDRGPTEEKMLINSSKAKSKQGKVCKAPAREKNGKTGKKPQLVAAGLNTEVHTIHDYISEKVNVPCEAMDEDDKTFDVENKEADFEQQMMDMENFNGVPLMIDDDKLEKEIASGVKCNNSSRVLDDTIPSGTLEEVIEPKAPVSIGNVQLDELSLEDEQSKLNVGDRSPTEEKMLKNSKEKSKQGKVCKAPSRKKNVKTGKKPQLVAAGLNTEVHTIPDHKSEKENVPCDVGDKNSHIVKHFDKITVKSNTKQRKVTKKSSEISANSSMEIEEVLSEVKPEPMCFILSGHRLERKEFQKVIKHLRGRVCRDSHQWSYQATHFIAPDPVRRTEKFFSAAASGRWILKSDYLTDSSQAGKLLDVEPYEWYKKGLTEDGAINLEAPRKWRLLREKTGHGAFYGMRIIIYGECIAPPLDTLKRAVKAGDGTILATSPPYTKFLKSGVDFAVVGPGMPRADTWVQEFLNNEIPCVAADYLVEYVCKPGYPLDKHVLYNTHAWAERSFSNLQSKAEEVAEDLSSQDDCSDNDIACQECGSRDRGEVMLICGNEDGSSGCGIGMHTDCCNPPLLDIPEGDWFCSDCINSRNSNSSNKRKKGVSVKRK